The following are from one region of the Takifugu rubripes chromosome 16, fTakRub1.2, whole genome shotgun sequence genome:
- the LOC101064786 gene encoding low density lipoprotein receptor adapter protein 1 isoform X1 — translation MDALKSAGRAIIKSPGVPRHTWGTSKHEKLPENWTDTKETLLEGMVFNVKYLGMTLVGQPKGEDMASAAIRRIVAMARAGAKKFRKVTLTVSPKGIIITDAETADLIEDVSVYRISYCTADKTQDKVFAYVSQSQFNETLECHAFLCQKKKIAQAVTLTVAQAFKVALDLWEIAQEDKSKKARSCCSCAARDRQTEATERQCIPAEPEPLKPAGVEEKLRRPFFSASLGLPSPRSNPTRRRPIKHDSWDVDDGLDEAFSSNMEAEEMDTDWPSPAPKPSLAMQL, via the exons ATGGATGCCCTCAAATCCGCCGGCAGAGCGATCATCAAGAGCCCCGGAGTTCCGCGGCACACATGGGGGACTTCCAAACACGAAA AGCTTCCAGAGAACTGGACGGACACCAAGGAGACCCTGCTGGAGGGGATGGTCTTCAATGTCAAATACCTCGGTATGACCCTAGTGGGACAGCCCAAAGGAGAGGACATGGCGTCGGCGGCCATTCGCAGAATCGTTGCCATG GCCAGAGCCGGCGCCAAGAAGTTCCGCAAAGTGACGCTGACCGTGTCGCCGAAAGGCATCATCATCACAGACGCGGAGACCGCCGACCTCATAGAAGACGTCTCCGTATACAG AATTTCATACTGCACCGCTGATAAAACTCAGGATAAGGTCTTCGCATACGTCTCTCAGAGCCAGTTCAACGAGACCCTGGAGTGTCACGCTTTCCTCTGCCAAAAGAAGAAGATT GCTCAGGCTGTGACACTAACCGTTGCACAGGCATTTAAAGTGGCACTCGATCTTTGGGAGATTGCTCAGGAAG ACAAGAGCAAGAAGGCCAGGTCATGTTGCTCTTGTGCTGCGAGGGACAGGCAGACGGAAGCAACAGAAAGGCAGTGCATCCCAGCAG AACCAGAGCCACTCAAGCCTGCTGGGGTGGAGGAAAAGCTCCGGAGGCCCTTCTTCTCTGCTTCGCTGGGCTTGCCCTCCCCGCGCAGTAATCCTACTCGAAGGCGTCCAATTAAACACGACTCATGG GATGTGGACGATGGACTGGATGAAGCATTCTCAAG CAACATGGAAGCAGAAGAGATGGACACGG aCTGGCCGAGTCCCGCTCCCAAACCGTCTCTGGCCATGCAGCTGTGA
- the LOC101064786 gene encoding low density lipoprotein receptor adapter protein 1 isoform X2, with the protein MDALKSAGRAIIKSPGVPRHTWGTSKHEKLPENWTDTKETLLEGMVFNVKYLGMTLVGQPKGEDMASAAIRRIVAMARAGAKKFRKVTLTVSPKGIIITDAETADLIEDVSVYRISYCTADKTQDKVFAYVSQSQFNETLECHAFLCQKKKIAQAVTLTVAQAFKVALDLWEIAQEDKSKKARSCCSCAARDRQTEATERQCIPAEPEPLKPAGVEEKLRRPFFSASLGLPSPRSNPTRRRPIKHDSWDVDDGLDEAFSSNMEAEEMDTGASWDAY; encoded by the exons ATGGATGCCCTCAAATCCGCCGGCAGAGCGATCATCAAGAGCCCCGGAGTTCCGCGGCACACATGGGGGACTTCCAAACACGAAA AGCTTCCAGAGAACTGGACGGACACCAAGGAGACCCTGCTGGAGGGGATGGTCTTCAATGTCAAATACCTCGGTATGACCCTAGTGGGACAGCCCAAAGGAGAGGACATGGCGTCGGCGGCCATTCGCAGAATCGTTGCCATG GCCAGAGCCGGCGCCAAGAAGTTCCGCAAAGTGACGCTGACCGTGTCGCCGAAAGGCATCATCATCACAGACGCGGAGACCGCCGACCTCATAGAAGACGTCTCCGTATACAG AATTTCATACTGCACCGCTGATAAAACTCAGGATAAGGTCTTCGCATACGTCTCTCAGAGCCAGTTCAACGAGACCCTGGAGTGTCACGCTTTCCTCTGCCAAAAGAAGAAGATT GCTCAGGCTGTGACACTAACCGTTGCACAGGCATTTAAAGTGGCACTCGATCTTTGGGAGATTGCTCAGGAAG ACAAGAGCAAGAAGGCCAGGTCATGTTGCTCTTGTGCTGCGAGGGACAGGCAGACGGAAGCAACAGAAAGGCAGTGCATCCCAGCAG AACCAGAGCCACTCAAGCCTGCTGGGGTGGAGGAAAAGCTCCGGAGGCCCTTCTTCTCTGCTTCGCTGGGCTTGCCCTCCCCGCGCAGTAATCCTACTCGAAGGCGTCCAATTAAACACGACTCATGG GATGTGGACGATGGACTGGATGAAGCATTCTCAAG CAACATGGAAGCAGAAGAGATGGACACGG gtgcatcatgggacgCATATTGA